The following nucleotide sequence is from Thermodesulfobacteriota bacterium.
AAGGTAACAGTCAGTATGGTTATGCACGGCGAGACCGACCCGGACTGTTGTCCGACGTTAAAAGTGGTTAAAACTTATCAGTTACAAGGTGGCAACTTGGTAGAGCAGTGATAACCGGATGTTTTCTTTTTCCTTTCATTCTTGACTTTCGCTGGCTTCTTTTAGATGTAAGCCAGAGTCGTTCTACAAAAAATAATTTTTACAATTCTAGTTTAACTGGATAGTTCCATGTGGCTTAGAAGTTGCTGCATGGTTTCTGCTCTCATCGCTATCCCTACTCCTCCCTGTCATTGCGAGCCGCCGTCTTTTTGGCGGCGCGGCAATCTCGTCTTTCTTTCAACGGATTGCTTCGGTCGTTTCATTCCCTCGCAATGACGTACCTGAGGGGGATCGCTTCGTCGCGGAGTCTACCCTGAGCCTGCCGAAGGACTCCTGGCAATGACCTGTAAGACCGCTTGCGCGGGTATTAATAGTCTGCGGCTTGCCGAAAGGAGCTTCATTAGTTAAGAGTTAAAAACTCTAGTTATTTAGTCAGGTATATCCACATTCTCTTCACCAATATTTGATCCACATCGGAGACCGTGATGGGATTCACCAGGTAGAATAAATCCTTTAGATAAATCATTCATCAAATAGTTCTAAAGGGGTATCGTCGATGGTAAATACGGTCGATTATTTACTGATTGGAGGGGGGCTGGCCAGTGCAACTGCTGCGGAGACATTGAGGAAAGAGGGGGCAGGGGGAAGAATCGTTATCGTATCGGAAGAAAACTATCCACCCTATCATCGTCCTCCGCTCTCCAAGCGTTTTCTCCTCGGCAAACAGAAAAAAGAGAGGATCGTAGTTCTCAAAGAAGGTTATTATAGAGAAAACGATATCGAGCTGGTACTCGGCACTAAAGCCCTCTCGGTTGACCCTAGGGAAAGAATAGTCAGGACCGATAATTCTGGAGAGCTTCGTTATAAAAAACTACTCATAGCTACTGGCTGTAGAATAAGCAAACTATCCGTTCCTGGTTCGAGCTTACCCGGCATATATTATCTTAGGACGTTGGATGACGCCGAGGCATTGAAACAAGCTATTGAAATAGCGAGCAGGGTTGTGGTCATCGGGGGAAGTTTCATCGGAATGGAGCTTGCGTCGACCTTTAGGCAAAAAGGTAAAGAGGTGACAATTATCACCCAGGAAGAAATCATCTTCGATAAGCTGTCCTCCCCGGAGGTCTCTGAGTTCTTCAGGGACTACTATAAAGCACACGGCGTGAGCGTAATTTCCGGGGAAACGGTGAAAGAATTTATAGGAAAAAATAGTGTAAATGGTGTTATTACAAACACCGGAAAGGAATTTCCCTGTGACCTGGTTGCAGTCGGGATAGGGGTTGTTCCCAACACTGATTTTCTACTGGGGAGCGGAATAAAGCTGGATGATGGTGTAGTTGTGGATGAATACATGCAAACAAATAACCCGGATGTCTTTGCTGCGGGGGATGTAGCCAATTTTTTCGACCGGGTATTTGGGAGACGGCGCCGAGTCGAACACTGGGATAATGCTATGAAGCAGGGACAAGTTGCCGCTAGGAATATGATGGGGCACAAACAGCCGTATCGTACCGTTTCCTATTTCTTTTCGGATGTGTTTGATCTTACTTTCAATTTTCTCGGAGACACGGCGGATACAGGTGAAAGGGTGGTGAGAGGTTCTATAAAGGAGAAGTCATTCTCCGTTCTTTATCTGAAGGATGGAGTCTTGAAGGCGGCATTTTTGTTGCGAAGACCGCCCGACGAGGATAAATCGGCGGGCTCGCTCATACAAAACCGGGTTAATCTGGAGAAAGTAAAAGGTAAATTATCGGAAGTTAGTTTCAAGCTCCACAGAATACCGACTCAGACGGTGCTCATTCTTCAAGGGGGCGGCGCCCTGGGGGCATTCCAATGCGGTGTGGTTAAAGCGATGGAGGAGAAACAAATCTACCCGGATATCGTGGCCGGTGTCTCCATAGGCGCATTTAACGGGGCAATAATAGCCGCGAATCCAAGGAATGCGGCAAATGCTCTAGAGGCGTTCTGGGATGAGATTACTGTGAATATTCCCAACGTCCCAAAGGAAGGAAATCGTCGGCTAGTCTCATCTTGGTATTCGCTTATTTTTGGCTCACCCAAGTTTTTCCGCCCCAGGTGGTTGATGCCCGTTTTTAATCCTAATGAATTGCCCATAAACTGGACCAGTTTTTACGATCCCTCTCCGGTGAGGGAGCTTCTTCTTAAGTACGTTGATTTTGACAAATTAAGAGATAGCCCGACTCGGCTGATCATAGGCGCCGTGGACGTGGAGACATCAGAGCTTGTGGCTTTCGACAGTTACGTTGACGAGATTACACCGGAGCATATTATGGCCAGCGGCAGTTTGCCCCCAGGATTTCCGTGGACGACGATTGATGGAAAACACTACTGGGACGGCGCCCTTGTAAGCAATACGCCCCTTGATTTGGTCACCGAGCTATGCGGTTTAACCCAGAAAAAGGTGTATGTGGTTAATCTCTATCCGACAAGGAAGGCCCTCCCCCAAAACTTGCCGGAGGTGCTTGCCAGGAGGGATGAAATCTTTTTCTCGGAGAAAATAAGGAGAGACATACATACCAAGGAGCTTATCGAAAACTACAGAAAATTGGTCGAGGAGATAATGAGCTACATCGAGCCGGGGGTGGCCCAGCAGATAATGCAGAGGCCGCTCTATATTCGTACGATGGGAGAGCTTACCCCGATCTCCATAACTAGGATCGTTCATGAAGGAGAGGAGGGTGAACCCTCATCGAGGGATTATGATTTCTCCTGGAGGACAGCCCGTCAGCACATGGAGGAGGGTTATAGCGTGGCTAAGAAGGTGCTGAAGAGGGAGGAAAAAAAGAAAATGGAGAAATCTTACTGATTTTGAAGTTTAAGATTCCTTATAAACTTCCTCACAGGTGTTTATTTCTGCGCTTTGCTCAGGACAAGCTCTAAGCTATGGTTCCCCCTCTCCGCATGTCATCCCCGAATTCTTTTATCGGGGATCCATTTTGTGAGAAACTGGATTCCCACTTAAAGCATGTGGGAATGACAAAACAAGGAAAGATCTCAGTTTACGAGAAATCCCGAAAAATAACTATGTGAGTTGTCATTTCGAATACTAAAGGGAGAAATCTTAAAAAAGCAGTTCATTCTAAATAATCTCCCACCGCCTTGGAGAAATACTCCACAAATTCTTTGGGTTTCATATTTGCAGTGTGTGCGAGTTTTCTTAACTGTTTGGGATTTTCAAAATCCTCTCTTTTGAGCTTTATCATGTACTTCACCGGAACCTCGTAGGCCTCGGTTTTTATGTCGACATAGCGTATTCTCGTTGACCCGGTTTCCGGGTTTATAAGCTCGGTGAAGAATATAGGAACCATTCTGCCGGTCTGTATGCTGATCATAGCTCCGGTCCCGCCCTCGAACAAAAATTTAACCGCACAATACCCCAGGTCCCGGGCGTATTTGGCATCGAATGGGATTGGCGGAGCCGACCTGAGCTCATACCCTATGCTCTTGTCTACTATCCTGGCTTTTATCCCCTTTTTTGAAAGACGTTTCTTAGTTTCATCTTTGAGGAGCCTTCCGAGGTCAACCTCGGAGAGTCTTATTCGTCCGTGTTCGTCTCTGTCTAAATCGTCTAACTTTTCCAGTTCTTCCTGGTGCAATTTCTCTATGAGTCCTTCGGCCAGGATCGCCACCCCGTCTTCCCTACCCATGCTTAATCTTTTTATAATGGCTCCCTCAAGAACGGAGACCATCCTGTCCAGCGGGACTTTTCCCCTGCCGAACTCCTCCGGGATCATGGTGAGCGTTGCTCCAGATGCCTTTCCGATCCCCAGTGCCAGATGGCCGGTTTTCCTTCCCATGGTGGTGACGAAATACCATCTGTTCGCGGTTTTTGCATCCTCCATAAGATATTGGACAGTTATGGTTCCTAGATGCCGTGCTGTTTCGAATCCAAAAGTGGGAATATAGTCGGGTAGGGGCAGGTCGTTATCGATGGTCTTTGGTACGTGAGCTACTTTAATTTGTCTCTTTGCTTCTTCTTCTACGCGGTGAGCGAGAAACATAGTGCCGTCTCCGCCTATGGTTATAAGGTATCTTACCCCAAGCTCATTCAGGACCCTTATTGTATTTCTCATCCTCTCCGGACTGGTCAAGGGGCTTTCTCTGGATATCCCTATCAAGGAACCGCCGGTGAGATGTATACGGGAAGTGTCTTCTATGGTTAGTTTACGGATGTGGGTTTTATCTCCCTGGGCGATCCACCTGAACCCATCCAAGATTCCTATCACCGTTTTTCCCCGATTAATTGCCTCTATGGTAGCGGCGCTGATAACCCCGTTTATTCCCGGAGCAGGGCCGCCGCCAACTAGGATAGCCATCACGTCTGAAGAATTTTTGCGAGGAGAAGCCATATTCAATCTCCGTCAATTAAGATATATCGAAGTACACCGCTGTATAAGATAATTAAAAACCAATAGATTCACCCTTATAAAACAAGGTCTTTGGATAGATAAAAACAAAATCAGGTTTCTATCTTTAATGTTTGCTATGCAAGCGTTCTCCTAATCCTATTCACTTATTAGCCATTCTAACACCCTAATCCCTTCCCCCCTTGACGGGGTCAGGATGGGGGTGAATGGAAATAGCTCCCCCCACCTTAAATCCTCCCCCGCGAGGGGGAGGTGAGAAAAGGGTTCTTCTTTATCCATCATTGAAGTCCTTTGATTACCATCAGGCCAACTCTTACAATCAATCTCTTATCTAATACCGGTTTGATCAAACTACAATTTCAATTATTAAGGACGATTGCAAAACACTGGAATTAATAACTAAGAAATTCTTCTAATTATGGTACCTGCCGGACCATCCGGTGCGATAATATCCCTTCTTGATGAAGAACCTGGTTAGGACGAGCCCGACAACAAATCCCCCTACATGGGCCCAGAAGGCGACACCGCCGGTATCCCTCGATGCAGCGAGCGTTGCCACGCCACTAAAAAATTGCATTATAAACCAGATGAGGAGGAATACCGCAGCCGGAATCTCCACGATGTGTAAGAAAAAGAATATCGGCACCAGTGTAACAATCCTGGATTTTGGGAATAATAATATGTAAGCTCCCAATACTCCGGAGATTGCGCCGCTTGCTCCCACCATTGGGATTTCGGAACGCACATTGGTGATGATTTGGGTAAAAGCCGCTCCCAACCCGCAAATCAAATAAAAGAGGAGATACTTAAAATGACCCATCCGATCCTCGACGTTGTCCCCGAATATGTAGAGGAATAGCATGTTTCCTATCAGGTGAAACCATCCCCCGTGAAGGAACATAGAAGTAAAAAACGGATAAAAGCGATCAACAAAGCCTGTGTTCGAGTAGAATACTACTTTCGCCGGAATAAGACCATATTCGTGTATAAAGTGCTCCAACTCACCGCCCAGTGAGACCTCGTAGAGAAAAATAAGCGAGTTTAATACGATGAAGATAATGTTAATAAACGGGAAGCTGCTTGAAGGGATTTTATCGCGAAGAGGAATCATAGTTTAACCCATTATACATAACCCCTATTCGACTTCAAAAAAATTGTTAACACTTGTTTAACATCATGGGTCTTGCCAGGTTCTATTTTAGCACTTAAAATGACAGCCAGTTCCATTAAATCCAACCGGGTGACGAATGCTTCTAAAATTGAGGACGGACTTAAGAAATAAGCTTTCTCGGATAAGACTTATTATCATAAACGCAGACAGCTTTCTCAACGAGAACCTGGTTTCCTATAGCGTAAAGAACCTCAACCCTAGTAATGGTCATAGTGTAAGCGCATTAAAAAGGCTGGGCGTGGACACGGTGGCTTTCTCTACGAAGAGGTCAGAAGCGCTTTTGCCGATCATAGACCGGCTGGGTATCGAAACGCTGCATCAGGGGATCACTCAAAAGTCTGCCCTTTTTTCCACACTTAAGGTCCAGCACTCGGTGCAGGATAAAGAAATAGCTTTATTCAGCGGAGACTTAACCGACCTCCCAATGATAGAAAGGGTAAATTTCCCTGTGGCCCCTGCCGACGCTCCGCTTGAGGTCAAGGCTAAATCCTATTATGTGACCTACGGGGTGAGAGAGGAGGCGGTATGCGAGGTGGCGGAATTAATCATTAAAGCCAGGAATCACCCTGGTAGCTCGCACGAGTGATCCCTAATTCTGATAGACCTATTGCTTAAAGTAGACTCTTTGAAGTAGGGGCACGCTGCAGCGTGCCCCTACAAATCCTGACGCCGAAAGTTGTTATTGCCTAGCTGCTTTTTACCATTAAAAAGCATTTGACTGCTGAAGTCTCGAGTTAGTTCCAACCGTTTTATGAATTGGAGGATTGATCGAGTGTCGGATGCCAATAACGAGGCCAGGCTCCCTTAATTGGCTATGCAGTGACCACCGTGATAAACTAACCGTTGTGGACACAGCAAGCCTTACCAATTCCATCAAGGCAAAAGCGTTAGAGGTCGGGTTTGACCTGGTAGGGATATCCCCTGTCGGGCCGTTTCCGGAAAATCAGTTCTATAAAGAGTGGCTGGCTAGAGGGTTTGCCGGTGAGATGAAGTACATGGGGAGGGAGCCGGAAAAAAGAGAAAATATTCTGAACGTGCTTCCCGAGGCCAGGTCGGTTATATCCTGTGGCCTCAATTACAATACCGATTATCCCTACTCGACCAGACAGGATGATAAAAGGCGAGGATGGATTTCCCGCTACGCCTGGGGAGATGATTACCACGAGGTTTTAAAGTCAAAGTTATCGCTGGTGCTGGATTTTATTGAAGAGGTTGTTCCTCAAGAGGTTAAGTCCCGCTTGTATGTGGATACCGGGCCGGTGCTGGATAGGGTTTACGGCAAATATTCCGGCATAGGCTGGTACGGGAAAAATACCTGTTTAATAAATCAAGAAATCGGCTCTTGGATTTTTATCGGAGAGATAATAACAAACCTCGAGCTTGATTATGATAGTCCAGCCCTCGACAGATGCGGCACCTGCACGAGGTGTATTGACGCATGTCCCACCGGTGCGCTTTTGGAGCCTTATGTCCTAGATTCAAGGCTGTGTATTTCCTACCTCACTATTGAGCAGCGCGGTGGAATTCCCATAGAACTCAGGGAGAAGGTAGGTAACAACATATACGGCTGTGATATCTGCCAGGATGTCTGCCCCTGGAATAGAAAGGCCGAGGTAGCAAACGACCCATCGTTCCAGCCCAGGGATGGTCTATACAACCCCGATTTATCTACATTTTCAAATCTGTCTGAGGAGAAGTTCAGGTGGATTTTTAAGGGCAGTGCGATAAAGAGGGCAAAGAGGAGCGGATTCCTCCGGAACGTCACGGTGGCTATGGGCAATTCTGGGGATAAGGATTTTATCCCATATGTTAAAGAATATTTAAAGAATGATGACCCACTTGTTAGAGCACATGCAGCATGGGCTTTGTGGAGGCTTGATGGTGAGGGTTCTTACAGAGCCCTGTCAGACCAGCTTGATGCGGAAACCGATCCTATAGTTCGAGAAGAGATAGTTGCTATCTTAGGCGGATATGGGGATACAGAAGCCAGAATTCAGAATTCAGAAGTTAGTAAGGCTTCTTCTGACTTCTGACTCCCGACTTCTGCCTTCCTCTTTTTTATGCGAGAGGTTTTATGTCTGACCGGTTTGAAGATGTAGCCAAGGTTAATGAAACCTTTTACGTTGCCCTGGAAAGCGGGGACCTGGCGCTGATGGAGAAGGTGTGGTTAAAGGACTCAAGGGCAAAATGCGTCCATCCAGGCTGGCCCATGCTTTTAGGATGGGAAGCAATAAGACAGAGCTGGAAGAATATCTTTGACTCCGGAGGCCCGACCAAGATTCAGATTTCAAATATCAATGTGGAAATATCCGAAGACATAGCGTGGATTACCTGCATCGAGCATATAACCCATATCGTGAAGCAGAAGGTTCACAAAAGCCTGGCCCAGGCGACCAATATATACGAGCGGCGTGGCTCCCGCTGGTTCATGGTTCACCATCACGCCTCGCCCATACCGACCATGGGCGGAGACATGGCCGAGGATAAGCTGCAGTGACTTTTTAGAAGTAACACACATGTTTGTCTTGTACAATGAAGGCTGTCTTTACCAGAGACAAAGTCTCGAAGCAATCGAGGTAAGTAGCAACATTAGATATTAGGGACAGAGTCCCTAATAAGTTGCATAGATAAACGGCAATTCACAGCCTGTCATTCTGAACCGAAGGTGAAGAATCTAAATATTATTAGATGCTTCACTTCGTTCGGCATGACAACCATGACGGCCATATTCTCCGCAGAGTTCAAGCTGAATTTCAGCAAAGGATTGGGATGACAAACTAGTTTATCCTCATTGGAAAGGGTCGAAATTATTTGGATAGGGTATTCAGATTTAACTTGTGGAGACATTGTCCATCTGATCAAAATCAGACTTTCGCACCTTGAAATATGAGATCGCTTCGCTAACGCTTGCGATGACAACATCGGGTTTTAAATCTTTTCCTACAGTTTCCTGTCTACAATACCAATTGCTAGAGTCTTTAGCGGATAATTTGTTTAATCCAACTCTCATAGGCTTTCTGGGAAGTTTCGGGTTGTTCATAGGTGTACTTAACGCTGTATTATAAAGTTATCATTCCCGTACGTTCCTCGATTATACATTCGATTACAGGCTTTAGCGGAAATCCACCGATTAATCATTCCCACGGAAGTGGGGATCCAGTCTTTCAAAAAATGGATCCCCGATTAATACGTTCGGGGATGACATGCGGAGAGGATCCCCGATAGCCTCCTGGTTTAATCGGGAAAAGGACAGGTATGACTAAATGAATGATGCACTTTGTGAGTCGCTTAGCTTATAAGCTTCAATACATCTCGGTGTGGAATTACTTCAGATGGTTTTCTTAACCTTTGCTCTAATCGTTTTCTAAATGCCTCTTTCAGTTGAAGACCTCAATCCGGATCCCCAATAATTTCAAGAAGTTTTTGCTCTATAAAATTCTCTAGGTCATCAATCGACATATCTTTTATTTTTACTTTAGCCATTATCGCTCACGTTTTTCGATAGGTTTAGTTAAGAAACTTATCTTTATTTTATCTATGATTTCTACTTCTTTAAGAATAAAGAGTTGTAGGAGGAAAAATGAGAAAAAAGACTCGATCACATCTCTTGTCCCACACCCTTTTCCTGAGTACTATTACCCACTCAATTTTTGTGACATTTCAGGGTAAAGAACGGAGGAATTACCATGGGTTCGTGGAGAGATAAGAGTCTGAACATCGGACTTCTCTGGCTTAGGATGCTAATGGGTCTGGGCATTTCCGTGTTTCACGGCTACGGGAAAATATTCAACGGGCGAATGGAGCAATTTACGGAAGGCGTGGCAAAATTGGGGTTTCCCACGCCGGAGTTCTTTGCCTGGTCAGCGGCATTGTCGGAATTCCTGGGCGGGATACTGTTGGTTTTGGGGTTGGGCACGAGATTGGCCGCATTCTTCGTCTTCATCACCATGAGCGTGGCTGCCTTTATCCGACATGCGCCCGACCCTTTTGACGTGAAGGAAACGGCTTTACTATACTGGACGATTTCGTTGG
It contains:
- a CDS encoding FAD-dependent oxidoreductase, with the protein product MVNTVDYLLIGGGLASATAAETLRKEGAGGRIVIVSEENYPPYHRPPLSKRFLLGKQKKERIVVLKEGYYRENDIELVLGTKALSVDPRERIVRTDNSGELRYKKLLIATGCRISKLSVPGSSLPGIYYLRTLDDAEALKQAIEIASRVVVIGGSFIGMELASTFRQKGKEVTIITQEEIIFDKLSSPEVSEFFRDYYKAHGVSVISGETVKEFIGKNSVNGVITNTGKEFPCDLVAVGIGVVPNTDFLLGSGIKLDDGVVVDEYMQTNNPDVFAAGDVANFFDRVFGRRRRVEHWDNAMKQGQVAARNMMGHKQPYRTVSYFFSDVFDLTFNFLGDTADTGERVVRGSIKEKSFSVLYLKDGVLKAAFLLRRPPDEDKSAGSLIQNRVNLEKVKGKLSEVSFKLHRIPTQTVLILQGGGALGAFQCGVVKAMEEKQIYPDIVAGVSIGAFNGAIIAANPRNAANALEAFWDEITVNIPNVPKEGNRRLVSSWYSLIFGSPKFFRPRWLMPVFNPNELPINWTSFYDPSPVRELLLKYVDFDKLRDSPTRLIIGAVDVETSELVAFDSYVDEITPEHIMASGSLPPGFPWTTIDGKHYWDGALVSNTPLDLVTELCGLTQKKVYVVNLYPTRKALPQNLPEVLARRDEIFFSEKIRRDIHTKELIENYRKLVEEIMSYIEPGVAQQIMQRPLYIRTMGELTPISITRIVHEGEEGEPSSRDYDFSWRTARQHMEEGYSVAKKVLKREEKKKMEKSY
- the pfp gene encoding diphosphate--fructose-6-phosphate 1-phosphotransferase, encoding MASPRKNSSDVMAILVGGGPAPGINGVISAATIEAINRGKTVIGILDGFRWIAQGDKTHIRKLTIEDTSRIHLTGGSLIGISRESPLTSPERMRNTIRVLNELGVRYLITIGGDGTMFLAHRVEEEAKRQIKVAHVPKTIDNDLPLPDYIPTFGFETARHLGTITVQYLMEDAKTANRWYFVTTMGRKTGHLALGIGKASGATLTMIPEEFGRGKVPLDRMVSVLEGAIIKRLSMGREDGVAILAEGLIEKLHQEELEKLDDLDRDEHGRIRLSEVDLGRLLKDETKKRLSKKGIKARIVDKSIGYELRSAPPIPFDAKYARDLGYCAVKFLFEGGTGAMISIQTGRMVPIFFTELINPETGSTRIRYVDIKTEAYEVPVKYMIKLKREDFENPKQLRKLAHTANMKPKEFVEYFSKAVGDYLE
- a CDS encoding rhomboid family intramembrane serine protease, which translates into the protein MIPLRDKIPSSSFPFINIIFIVLNSLIFLYEVSLGGELEHFIHEYGLIPAKVVFYSNTGFVDRFYPFFTSMFLHGGWFHLIGNMLFLYIFGDNVEDRMGHFKYLLFYLICGLGAAFTQIITNVRSEIPMVGASGAISGVLGAYILLFPKSRIVTLVPIFFFLHIVEIPAAVFLLIWFIMQFFSGVATLAASRDTGGVAFWAHVGGFVVGLVLTRFFIKKGYYRTGWSGRYHN
- the queG gene encoding tRNA epoxyqueuosine(34) reductase QueG is translated as MPITRPGSLNWLCSDHRDKLTVVDTASLTNSIKAKALEVGFDLVGISPVGPFPENQFYKEWLARGFAGEMKYMGREPEKRENILNVLPEARSVISCGLNYNTDYPYSTRQDDKRRGWISRYAWGDDYHEVLKSKLSLVLDFIEEVVPQEVKSRLYVDTGPVLDRVYGKYSGIGWYGKNTCLINQEIGSWIFIGEIITNLELDYDSPALDRCGTCTRCIDACPTGALLEPYVLDSRLCISYLTIEQRGGIPIELREKVGNNIYGCDICQDVCPWNRKAEVANDPSFQPRDGLYNPDLSTFSNLSEEKFRWIFKGSAIKRAKRSGFLRNVTVAMGNSGDKDFIPYVKEYLKNDDPLVRAHAAWALWRLDGEGSYRALSDQLDAETDPIVREEIVAILGGYGDTEARIQNSEVSKASSDF
- a CDS encoding nuclear transport factor 2 family protein; amino-acid sequence: MSDRFEDVAKVNETFYVALESGDLALMEKVWLKDSRAKCVHPGWPMLLGWEAIRQSWKNIFDSGGPTKIQISNINVEISEDIAWITCIEHITHIVKQKVHKSLAQATNIYERRGSRWFMVHHHASPIPTMGGDMAEDKLQ
- a CDS encoding DoxX family protein; the protein is MGSWRDKSLNIGLLWLRMLMGLGISVFHGYGKIFNGRMEQFTEGVAKLGFPTPEFFAWSAALSEFLGGILLVLGLGTRLAAFFVFITMSVAAFIRHAPDPFDVKETALLYWTISLAIVLLGPGLFSLDNLITKYLRKKIS